The Salvelinus namaycush isolate Seneca chromosome 8, SaNama_1.0, whole genome shotgun sequence genome has a segment encoding these proteins:
- the LOC120052935 gene encoding zinc finger protein 69 homolog isoform X2 — translation MANSNCMVFHTQIASIMEVLANAAVAEICKLVDDDYAVFRLEITQGQKENRALRRKLLEVKVARERAEKTLRERVLTSRPSSVKILDRYRGLARGEGHLTGGHRSFAKPAGRNTWRDDQPITFDEGSGTSTQHVILIESADVEAAGPGESSLVKQERIEGEEDPQHSRDIQTGAAAVLVPPVATNHLSTAVPLPRARCSITEVSGTQNAVLKSETDTKTLTVTQRLLHTGSDHRLDPERQELGRLGCPLAPGSEYLLYGNPRPRTVHSHRDPGNALETGNDPSCSYSTEMDPGNMPLGLETQTDLSREDWNQYSSSVYSKGCQDEKGEGLVVDEVTVKVEGDAPLAWNVDETHLGKGHSQGRDFLDYRGSLKTNLNVATHSPLHTFRDRDPVSTSMGSSDSHGRVFFDQVLNSNDTARAQAQGGGTTSGNSKEKRFRCMFCNKGFSCPQKVEIHQRVHTGEKPFSCTQCHMRFALAGNLKRHQRVHTGEKPFSCPQCEKRFSQAGDLKRHQRVHTGEKPFSCTQCDMRFALAGNLKMHLKVHTGEKQFACTHCGKSFSERSYLSIHQQKNHSTL, via the exons ATGGCTAACTCTAACTGTATGGTTTTTCAtactcaaatagcctccatcatggaggtactagcgaatgcagccgtggcagagatctgtaaactcgtagacgacgactatgcagtgtttcgtttaGAAATAACTCAAggccagaaagaaaacagggcaTTACGGAGGAAACTACTGGAAGTTAAGGTGGCACGGGAGCGCGCAGAGAAGACATTACGAGAGCGCGTCCTCACCAGTCGACCCAGTAGTGTCAAGATCCTCGACAGATACCGAGGATtggcaagag gtgaaggacatctcactggaggccacagGAGCTTTGCGAAGCCAGCGGGACGCAAtacatggagagatgaccaaccaatAACTTTTGATGAGGGGAGCGGAACCTCAACCCAGCACGTTATCTTGATAGAG TCTGCAGATGTAGAGGCTGCAGGTCCTGGAGAATCATCTCTGGTCAAGCAGGAGAGgattgaaggagaggaggacccacaacacagcagagacatccagactggagcagcggctgtactggtacctcctgtggCCACGAATCACTTATCCACCGCCGTGCCCCTGCCCAGGGCCCGATGCAGCatcacggaggtcagtggaacACAGAACGCCGTCCTCAAGTCAGAGACCGACACCAAGACTTTAACTGTAACACAAAGGCTTTTACACACAGGATCTGACCACAGGCTAGACCCAGAGAGACAGGAGCTGGGGAGACTGGGCTGTCCACTTGCTCCCGGATCAGAGTATTTACTTTACGGTAACCCGAGACCGAGGACGGTTCATTCCCATCGGGACCCAGGTAACGCGTTAGAGACTGGCAATGATCCGTCTTGTTCTTACTCTACAGAGATGGACCCTGGCAACATGCCCTTGGGTTTAGAGACACAGACTGATCTGTCTAGAGAAGACTGgaaccagtacagtagtagtgtatactcTAAAGGGTGCCAAGATgagaaaggggagggtctggtTGTAGATGAGGTGACTGTGAAAGTGGAGGGGGATGCTCCTCTGGCATGGAATGTAGACGAGACTCACTTAGGAAAAGGACACTCACAAGGCAGAGATTTCTTAGATTACAGGGGAAGCTTAAAGACTAATCTAAATGTCGCCACCCACTCCCCTTTACACACGTTCAGGGATCGCGACCCAGTGTCCACTTCGATGGGGTCTTCCGATTCACACGGCCGCGTCTTTTTCGATCAGGTTTTGAACTCAAACGACACGGCTAGAGCCCAGGCTCAGGGAGGGGGAACAACATCAGGCAATAGTAAAGAGAAACGGTTCCGttgcatgttctgtaacaaaggcttcagctgcccTCAGAAGGTGGAAAttcaccagagggtccacactggggagaaacccttcagctgtacccagtgtcacatgcgcttTGCCCTGGCTGGCAACCTGAAGAGACatcagagggtccacacaggggagaaacccttcagctgcccccagtgtgagaagagaTTCTCCCAGGCTGgtgacctgaagaggcaccagagggtccacacaggggagaaacccttcagctgtacccagtgtgaCATGCGCTTCGCCCTGGCTGGCAAcctgaagatgcacctgaaggtccacacgggaGAAAAGCAGTTTGCCTGTACACACTGCGGGAAGAGCttctcagagaggagctacctcagtatacaccagcagaaaaaccATTCCACTCTATAA
- the LOC120052935 gene encoding zinc finger protein 69 homolog isoform X1, whose amino-acid sequence MANSNCMVFHTQIASIMEVLANAAVAEICKLVDDDYAVFRLEITQGQKENRALRRKLLEVKVARERAEKTLRERVLTSRPSSVKILDRYRGLARGEGHLTGGHRSFAKPAGRNTWRDDQPITFDEGSGTSTQHVILIEVNSADVEAAGPGESSLVKQERIEGEEDPQHSRDIQTGAAAVLVPPVATNHLSTAVPLPRARCSITEVSGTQNAVLKSETDTKTLTVTQRLLHTGSDHRLDPERQELGRLGCPLAPGSEYLLYGNPRPRTVHSHRDPGNALETGNDPSCSYSTEMDPGNMPLGLETQTDLSREDWNQYSSSVYSKGCQDEKGEGLVVDEVTVKVEGDAPLAWNVDETHLGKGHSQGRDFLDYRGSLKTNLNVATHSPLHTFRDRDPVSTSMGSSDSHGRVFFDQVLNSNDTARAQAQGGGTTSGNSKEKRFRCMFCNKGFSCPQKVEIHQRVHTGEKPFSCTQCHMRFALAGNLKRHQRVHTGEKPFSCPQCEKRFSQAGDLKRHQRVHTGEKPFSCTQCDMRFALAGNLKMHLKVHTGEKQFACTHCGKSFSERSYLSIHQQKNHSTL is encoded by the exons ATGGCTAACTCTAACTGTATGGTTTTTCAtactcaaatagcctccatcatggaggtactagcgaatgcagccgtggcagagatctgtaaactcgtagacgacgactatgcagtgtttcgtttaGAAATAACTCAAggccagaaagaaaacagggcaTTACGGAGGAAACTACTGGAAGTTAAGGTGGCACGGGAGCGCGCAGAGAAGACATTACGAGAGCGCGTCCTCACCAGTCGACCCAGTAGTGTCAAGATCCTCGACAGATACCGAGGATtggcaagag gtgaaggacatctcactggaggccacagGAGCTTTGCGAAGCCAGCGGGACGCAAtacatggagagatgaccaaccaatAACTTTTGATGAGGGGAGCGGAACCTCAACCCAGCACGTTATCTTGATAGAGGTTAAT TCTGCAGATGTAGAGGCTGCAGGTCCTGGAGAATCATCTCTGGTCAAGCAGGAGAGgattgaaggagaggaggacccacaacacagcagagacatccagactggagcagcggctgtactggtacctcctgtggCCACGAATCACTTATCCACCGCCGTGCCCCTGCCCAGGGCCCGATGCAGCatcacggaggtcagtggaacACAGAACGCCGTCCTCAAGTCAGAGACCGACACCAAGACTTTAACTGTAACACAAAGGCTTTTACACACAGGATCTGACCACAGGCTAGACCCAGAGAGACAGGAGCTGGGGAGACTGGGCTGTCCACTTGCTCCCGGATCAGAGTATTTACTTTACGGTAACCCGAGACCGAGGACGGTTCATTCCCATCGGGACCCAGGTAACGCGTTAGAGACTGGCAATGATCCGTCTTGTTCTTACTCTACAGAGATGGACCCTGGCAACATGCCCTTGGGTTTAGAGACACAGACTGATCTGTCTAGAGAAGACTGgaaccagtacagtagtagtgtatactcTAAAGGGTGCCAAGATgagaaaggggagggtctggtTGTAGATGAGGTGACTGTGAAAGTGGAGGGGGATGCTCCTCTGGCATGGAATGTAGACGAGACTCACTTAGGAAAAGGACACTCACAAGGCAGAGATTTCTTAGATTACAGGGGAAGCTTAAAGACTAATCTAAATGTCGCCACCCACTCCCCTTTACACACGTTCAGGGATCGCGACCCAGTGTCCACTTCGATGGGGTCTTCCGATTCACACGGCCGCGTCTTTTTCGATCAGGTTTTGAACTCAAACGACACGGCTAGAGCCCAGGCTCAGGGAGGGGGAACAACATCAGGCAATAGTAAAGAGAAACGGTTCCGttgcatgttctgtaacaaaggcttcagctgcccTCAGAAGGTGGAAAttcaccagagggtccacactggggagaaacccttcagctgtacccagtgtcacatgcgcttTGCCCTGGCTGGCAACCTGAAGAGACatcagagggtccacacaggggagaaacccttcagctgcccccagtgtgagaagagaTTCTCCCAGGCTGgtgacctgaagaggcaccagagggtccacacaggggagaaacccttcagctgtacccagtgtgaCATGCGCTTCGCCCTGGCTGGCAAcctgaagatgcacctgaaggtccacacgggaGAAAAGCAGTTTGCCTGTACACACTGCGGGAAGAGCttctcagagaggagctacctcagtatacaccagcagaaaaaccATTCCACTCTATAA
- the LOC120052949 gene encoding uncharacterized protein LOC120052949 has translation MANCMVFHTQIASIMEVLANSAVAEISKLVDDDYAVFRLEITQSQKENRTLRRKLQLLELKVARERAERTMRERYRGMARGEGHLTGGHRNVVKPAGHNGWRNDQPISIDEGSGTSTQHVIVIESVDAEAAGPGVKQERSEGEDPRHSRDIQTGAAAGVVPPVATEDLAAVPQARTRCSIPEVSGMLNAAFKSETDAETLTVTHRLLHTGSDHRSDHRSDPERLVLGPLVCPPAPGSDYLPVFHQSQRTVHSRGDGDVLDTGVDDLSCSYDTEMDPGNISLGLETQTDLSRGDWNRYSSSVYSEGCLDKKGEVIVVDEVTVKVEGDAPPTWNADSHLGDGHSQGRDFLDYRGSLETNLNVTTNSPLHAFRDRNPVSTSMGPSDSHGRVHFDQVLNSNNRARAQAQGGGATSGNSKEKRFFCMFCNKGFRCLQKVEIHQRVHTGENPFSCTQCEKRFSRQDHLKRHQMVHTGEKPFSCPQCEKRFSRQDQLKMHLKVHTGERPFVCTHCGKRFSERSYLRIHQQKMHTALV, from the exons atggctaactgtatggtttttcacactcaaatagcctccatcatggaggtACTAGCGAATTCAGCCGTGGCAGAGATCagtaaactcgtagacgacgactatgcagtgtttcgtttggaaataacgcaaagccagaaagaaaacaggacaTTGAGGAGGAAACTACAGCTACTGGAACTGAAGGTAGCACGGGAGCGCGCAGAGAGGACAATGCGAGAGCGAtacagaggaatggcaagag gtgaaggacatctcactggaggccacagGAATGTTGTAAAGCCAGCGGGACACAACGGGTGGAGAAATGACCAACCCATATCTATagatgaggggagtggaacctcaacccagcatGTTATCGTGATAGAG TCTGTAGATgcagaggctgcaggtcctgggGTCAAGCAGGAGAGGTCTGAAGGAGAGGACCCACggcacagcagagacatccagactggaGCAGCGGCTGGAGTGGTGCCCCCTGTAGCCACAGAGGACCTGGCCGCCGTGCCCCAGGCTAGGACCCGTTGCAGCATCCCGGAGGTCAGTGGAATGCTCAACGCCGCCTTCAAGTCAGAGACGGACGCCGAGACTTTAACTGTAACACACCGGCTCTTACACACAGGGTCTGACCACAGATCAGACCACAgatcagacccagagagactggTGCTGGGGCCACTTGTCTGTCCTCCTGCTCCTGGCTCAGATTACTTACCAGTATTTCATCAGAGCCAGAGGACGGTTCATTCCCGTGGAGATGGTGACGTGTTAGACACTGGGGTTGATGATCTGTCTTGTTCTTATGATACAGAGATGGACCCTGGCAACATATCCTTAGGTTTAGAGACCCAGACTGATCTGTCTAGAGGGGACTGGAaccggtacagtagtagtgtatactccgaagggtgcctagataagaaaggggaggttATAGTGGTAGATGAAGTGACTGTGAAAGTAGAGGGCGATGCTCCTCCCACATGGAATGCAGATAGTCACCTAGGAGACGGACACTCACAGGGCAGAGATTTCTTAGATTACAGGGGAAGCTTAGAGACAAATCTAAATGTCACAACCAATTCTCCTTTACACGCGTTCAGGGATCGCAATCCAGTGTCCACGTCGATGGGGCCTTCAGATTCACACGGCCGTGTCCATTTCGATCAGGTATTGAACTCAAACAACAGGGCTAGAGCCCAGGCTCAGGGAGGGGGAGCCACATCAGGCAATAGTAAAGAGAAACGATTCttctgcatgttctgtaacaaaggcttcaggTGCCTCCagaaggtggagatccaccagagggtccacacaggggagaacccCTTCAGTTGTacccagtgtgagaagaggttctcccgcCAGGAccacctgaagaggcaccagatggtccacacaggggagaaaccgttTAGCTGCCCCCAGTGCGAGAAGAGGTTCTCCCGCCAGGACcagctgaagatgcacctgaaggtccacacgggaGAAAGGCCGTTTGTCTGTACACACtgcgggaagaggttctcagagaggagctacctcaggatacaccagcagaaaatgcACACGGCCCTTGTATAG